A genomic region of Pelodiscus sinensis isolate JC-2024 chromosome 19, ASM4963464v1, whole genome shotgun sequence contains the following coding sequences:
- the LOC142819019 gene encoding leucine-rich repeat-containing protein 25-like: MLALLAALLALHGVAGSMVQNCTCEPENCTAPPCLCLSPRDQRIINVTEFHAQECRGLGTLGFVAIAASVLAVLLLAGGLGGVFVLLRRKRKASEDHGKRESTASIGHGQPRYISRSAEPGPGQGSCQVGDYENIFIGPSQPAGQYECLERRAPQYRVPDEDCYMESDACHGDLPIYCNTQQLYDGSYPAPHDPEDVYIVPDT; this comes from the exons ATGCTGGCgctcctggcagccctgcttgccctgcacGGCGTGGCGGGCAGCATGGTCCAGAACTGCACGTGCGAGCCCGAGAACTGCACGGCgcctccctgcctctgcctctcgcCGCGGGACCAGAGGATCATCAACGTCACCGAGTTCCACGCCCaggagtgcaggggtctgggcacGCTGGGCTTCGTGGCCATCGCCGCCTCCGTGTTGgccgtgctgctgctggcggggggccTGGGCGGGGTCTTCGTCCTgctcaggaggaagaggaaggcctCCGAGGACCACGGCAAGCGGGAGTCCACGGCCTCCATCGGCCACGGCCAGCCACGCTACATCAGCCGCAGCGCAGAGCCAGGCCCCGGCCAGGGCTCCTGCCAGGTTGGCGATTACGAGAACATCTTCATTGGCCCCTCCCAGCCCGCAGGACAGTACGAGTGTCTGGAGAGAAGAGCACCGCAGTACAG GGTCCCGGACGAGGACTGTTACATGGAGAGCGACGCCTGCCACGGGGACCTGCCCATCTACTGCAACACCCAGCAGCTGTACGACGGC